Proteins from a genomic interval of Streptomyces sp. Tu6071:
- a CDS encoding HpcH/HpaI aldolase/citrate lyase family protein, producing MTSEARENGLSSTPLTWLYVPGDRPARVEKALAAGADVVLVDLEDAVAPDGKEYARAAVAELLSAPVPVPVHVRVNHLDGPWGAHDVAALVGLPHLSGLRLPKSRGPEDVRRAAVACGGAPIPELYPILECPLGVERAFEVATAHPAVRGVALGESDLRAALGVRGDAGLDHARGRVVLAAGAAGLAPPAQSVYPDVRDEEGLAASCRHGRDLGFFGRAAIHPRQLAVIEHAWRPGGAEVAAADEVLSAAAEDGGAFALPDGRFVDAALVAVARRTKALAERLGVG from the coding sequence ATGACGAGCGAGGCGAGGGAGAACGGTCTGTCCAGCACTCCGCTGACCTGGCTGTACGTGCCGGGCGACCGTCCCGCACGGGTCGAGAAGGCGCTCGCGGCGGGCGCCGACGTGGTGCTCGTCGATCTGGAGGACGCGGTCGCGCCGGACGGCAAGGAGTACGCGCGGGCCGCCGTCGCCGAACTCCTCTCGGCCCCGGTCCCGGTTCCGGTGCACGTGCGCGTGAACCACCTGGACGGCCCCTGGGGCGCGCACGACGTGGCGGCCCTCGTCGGGCTGCCGCACCTGTCGGGCCTGCGGCTGCCGAAGTCGCGCGGCCCGGAGGACGTGCGGCGCGCGGCGGTCGCCTGCGGCGGGGCGCCGATCCCCGAGCTGTACCCGATCCTGGAGTGCCCGCTCGGCGTCGAGCGCGCCTTCGAGGTCGCGACGGCGCACCCGGCGGTACGGGGCGTGGCGCTCGGCGAGTCGGACCTGCGGGCGGCGCTCGGGGTGCGCGGGGACGCGGGGCTCGACCACGCGCGCGGGCGCGTCGTGCTCGCGGCGGGCGCGGCGGGGCTCGCGCCGCCCGCGCAGTCGGTGTACCCGGACGTGCGGGACGAGGAGGGCCTGGCGGCCTCGTGCCGCCACGGCAGGGACCTCGGCTTCTTCGGGCGCGCCGCGATCCATCCCCGGCAGCTCGCGGTCATCGAGCACGCGTGGCGCCCCGGCGGCGCGGAGGTCGCGGCGGCGGACGAGGTGCTGAGCGCGGCGGCGGAGGACGGTGGCGCGTTCGCGCTCCCGGACGGCCGCTTCGTGGACGCGGCGCTCGTCGCGGTCGCCCGCCGCACGAAGGCGCTCGCGGA
- a CDS encoding CaiB/BaiF CoA transferase family protein, whose product MTREPYEGGREPGPEAREAGSYEAGPAPSPYEPDTPEAPEEPGPLHGTRVLDLATLFAGPLAATMLADFGADVVKIEHPTRPDPSRGHGPGKDGVGLWWKLLGRGKRNATADLSRPEGREVLLRLVADADVVIENFRPGTLERWGLGWAELSEVNPRLVLARVTGFGQFGPYARRPGFGTLAEAMSGFAAITGEPDGPPVLPPFGLADSIAALATAYAVMTALAGRERTGRGQVVDLAIIEPILTVLGPQPLWYDQLGYVQPRTGNRSTNNAPRNTYRTADGRWVAVSTSAQSVAERVLRLVGRPELIDEPWFGSGAGRAAHADVLDEAVGSWIAARESKEVVDAFEEAEAAIAPVQDVADVMADPQYAALGSLPVFDDPELGRLRMQNVLFRLSETPGHIRWTGRPHGADTDAVLGEAGFGAGDIARLRAAGAV is encoded by the coding sequence GTGACACGGGAGCCCTACGAGGGCGGGCGGGAGCCCGGCCCCGAGGCGCGCGAGGCGGGGTCCTACGAGGCGGGCCCGGCCCCGAGCCCGTACGAGCCCGACACGCCGGAGGCGCCCGAGGAGCCGGGGCCCCTGCACGGCACCCGCGTGCTCGATCTCGCGACGCTCTTCGCCGGGCCGCTCGCCGCCACGATGCTCGCGGACTTCGGCGCGGACGTCGTGAAGATCGAGCATCCGACGCGGCCCGATCCCTCGCGCGGGCACGGGCCCGGCAAGGACGGCGTGGGGCTGTGGTGGAAGCTCCTCGGGCGCGGGAAGCGGAACGCCACGGCGGACCTGTCGCGCCCGGAGGGACGCGAGGTGCTGCTGCGGCTCGTCGCGGACGCGGACGTCGTGATCGAGAACTTCCGTCCGGGGACGCTGGAGCGCTGGGGCCTCGGCTGGGCGGAGTTGAGCGAGGTCAATCCGCGGCTCGTCCTCGCGCGCGTGACGGGCTTCGGGCAGTTCGGCCCGTACGCGCGGCGCCCCGGCTTCGGGACGCTCGCGGAGGCCATGAGCGGGTTCGCGGCGATCACCGGGGAGCCGGACGGGCCCCCGGTCCTGCCGCCGTTCGGGCTCGCCGACTCGATCGCGGCGCTCGCGACGGCGTACGCGGTCATGACGGCGCTCGCGGGGCGGGAGCGCACGGGACGCGGCCAGGTCGTCGATCTCGCGATCATCGAGCCGATCCTCACGGTGCTCGGCCCGCAGCCCCTCTGGTACGACCAGCTCGGCTACGTCCAGCCGCGTACCGGCAACCGCTCCACGAACAACGCGCCGCGCAACACCTACCGCACGGCGGACGGCCGCTGGGTCGCGGTCTCGACCTCGGCGCAGTCGGTCGCCGAGCGGGTCCTGCGGCTCGTCGGGCGTCCCGAGCTGATCGACGAGCCGTGGTTCGGGAGCGGCGCGGGGCGCGCCGCGCACGCGGACGTGCTCGACGAGGCGGTGGGCTCCTGGATCGCGGCGCGCGAGAGCAAGGAGGTCGTGGACGCCTTCGAGGAGGCGGAGGCGGCGATCGCGCCCGTGCAGGACGTCGCCGACGTCATGGCCGATCCGCAGTACGCGGCGCTCGGCTCGCTGCCCGTGTTCGACGACCCGGAGCTGGGGCGCCTGCGGATGCAGAACGTGCTCTTCCGGCTCTCGGAGACGCCGGGCCACATCCGGTGGACGGGCAGGCCGCACGGCGCGGACACGGACGCGGTGCTCGGCGAGGCCGGTTTCGGCGCCGGGGACATCGCGCGACTGCGGGCGGCGGGGGCGGTATGA
- the rbsK gene encoding ribokinase: protein MSHIVVLGSTNMDLVAHVARAPERGETVTGHSFRTHPGGKGANQAVAAARAGGTVAMIGAVGEDAFGTRLRQELADAGVDTELLRLVPGPSGTAHIVVDDAGGNAIVVVPGANGSLTGLAPGDEHLIAAADTLLLQLEIPLGTVLAGAEAARRHGVRTVLTPAPAQTLPPGLLAATDLLVPNEHEAAALTGSRDPAEAARVLLDRVPEVVVTLGARGCLYAARGADQLLVPAPEVDPVDTTAAGDTFVGALAVALGEGRAMPDALAWAGTAAALSVQRAGAAPSMPHRSEIDASAGVVA, encoded by the coding sequence ATGAGCCACATCGTGGTCCTCGGCAGCACGAACATGGATCTCGTCGCCCACGTCGCCCGCGCCCCCGAGCGCGGCGAGACCGTCACCGGGCACAGTTTCCGCACCCATCCCGGCGGCAAGGGAGCCAACCAGGCCGTCGCCGCCGCGCGCGCGGGCGGGACCGTCGCGATGATCGGCGCGGTCGGCGAGGACGCCTTCGGCACCCGGCTGCGGCAGGAACTCGCCGACGCCGGGGTGGACACCGAACTGCTCCGCCTCGTCCCCGGCCCGAGCGGCACCGCGCACATCGTCGTGGACGACGCGGGGGGCAACGCGATCGTCGTCGTCCCGGGCGCCAACGGGAGCCTGACCGGGCTCGCGCCCGGCGACGAGCACCTCATCGCGGCGGCCGACACGCTGCTCCTGCAACTGGAGATCCCGCTCGGCACCGTCCTCGCCGGGGCCGAGGCCGCGCGCCGCCACGGCGTGCGCACGGTCCTCACGCCCGCGCCCGCGCAGACCCTGCCCCCCGGGCTCCTCGCCGCGACCGATCTCCTCGTCCCCAACGAGCACGAGGCCGCGGCCCTGACCGGGAGCCGCGACCCGGCCGAGGCCGCGCGCGTCCTGCTCGACCGCGTGCCCGAGGTCGTCGTGACGCTCGGCGCGCGCGGCTGCCTGTACGCGGCGAGAGGCGCGGACCAGCTCCTCGTCCCCGCGCCCGAGGTGGACCCGGTGGACACGACGGCGGCCGGGGACACCTTCGTCGGCGCCCTCGCGGTCGCGCTCGGCGAGGGCCGCGCGATGCCGGACGCGCTCGCGTGGGCGGGCACCGCGGCGGCGCTCTCGGTGCAGCGCGCGGGCGCGGCGCCCTCGATGCCGCACCGGTCCGAGATCGACGCGAGCGCGGGGGTGGTGGCGTGA
- a CDS encoding ADP-ribosylglycohydrolase family protein: MSGTGGAGLRLTWVQPEDLIGHELRQAGEEGREVAGIAARWYAAGGLAAPVRAGASSAPVPRELRALAEELMARIAHVPEAGGRAEPTDFDGIVAACPEWPGAGAYDGDPVALEERLEAAWRGRAAGCVLGKPVEKLPLDGIRALARAAGNWPLRTWFTARGVPADLLAAYPWNRRSAGNCLAENIAGTPEDDDLDHPVLTVELLLRHGRDFTTADLAALWLEQLPAGKVFTAERVAYANLLRGVEPPETARHRNPFREWIGALIRADVHGWTHPGDPAGAAEQAWRDAVLSHTGNGVYGAMFVAAVLAEATAHGGDAHHCLATGLRVVPRGSRLARAIRAAIALARTHEDFATVVDALHAAHRGTHWVHVVPNAALLAAALTHAALAVDAGTEEDFFTAAVTRTVSGGWDTDSNGATAGSVAGVLHGVPGVWTAPLGNRLRTAVKGSWNDPGGTGADYDTLARLTTGLALAPGAAPDQPARRPAARERVLVRDVPATDGEAPPPTATRSPTP, translated from the coding sequence GTGAGCGGTACGGGCGGAGCGGGGCTGCGCCTCACGTGGGTGCAGCCCGAGGACCTGATCGGCCACGAGCTGCGGCAGGCGGGCGAGGAGGGGCGCGAGGTCGCGGGCATCGCGGCGCGCTGGTACGCGGCGGGCGGCCTGGCGGCTCCCGTACGGGCCGGGGCGTCCTCCGCCCCCGTACCACGTGAACTTCGCGCGCTCGCCGAGGAGTTGATGGCCCGGATCGCGCACGTCCCCGAGGCGGGCGGCCGCGCCGAGCCGACGGACTTCGACGGGATCGTCGCGGCGTGTCCCGAGTGGCCCGGGGCGGGCGCGTACGACGGCGATCCGGTCGCGCTGGAGGAGCGGCTCGAAGCGGCCTGGCGCGGGCGCGCGGCCGGGTGCGTGCTCGGCAAGCCCGTCGAGAAGCTCCCGCTCGACGGGATCAGGGCGCTCGCGCGGGCGGCGGGGAACTGGCCGCTGCGCACGTGGTTCACGGCGCGCGGCGTCCCGGCGGACCTGCTCGCCGCGTACCCGTGGAACCGGCGCAGCGCGGGGAACTGCCTCGCCGAGAACATCGCGGGGACGCCCGAGGACGACGACCTCGACCACCCCGTGCTGACCGTCGAGCTGCTGCTGCGGCACGGGCGGGACTTCACGACGGCCGACCTCGCGGCGCTGTGGCTGGAGCAGTTGCCCGCCGGGAAGGTCTTCACGGCCGAGCGGGTCGCGTACGCGAACCTCCTGCGCGGTGTCGAACCCCCGGAGACCGCCCGGCACCGCAACCCCTTCCGCGAGTGGATCGGGGCGCTCATCAGGGCCGACGTGCACGGCTGGACGCACCCGGGCGACCCGGCCGGCGCCGCGGAACAGGCGTGGCGGGACGCGGTGCTGAGCCACACGGGCAACGGCGTGTACGGGGCGATGTTCGTGGCGGCCGTGCTCGCGGAGGCGACCGCGCACGGCGGGGACGCGCACCACTGCCTCGCGACAGGCCTGCGCGTCGTGCCGCGAGGGTCCCGCCTCGCGCGCGCGATCCGCGCGGCGATCGCCCTCGCCCGTACCCACGAGGACTTCGCCACCGTCGTCGACGCGCTGCACGCCGCCCACCGGGGCACGCACTGGGTGCACGTCGTCCCGAACGCGGCGCTGCTCGCCGCCGCGCTCACGCACGCGGCGCTCGCGGTCGACGCGGGCACGGAGGAGGACTTCTTCACCGCCGCGGTGACCCGTACCGTCTCCGGCGGCTGGGACACGGATTCGAACGGAGCGACGGCCGGGTCCGTCGCAGGAGTGCTCCACGGGGTCCCCGGGGTGTGGACCGCTCCGCTGGGGAACCGATTGAGGACAGCGGTCAAGGGGAGCTGGAACGACCCCGGCGGGACCGGCGCGGACTACGACACGCTCGCCCGGCTCACGACGGGACTCGCCCTCGCCCCCGGGGCCGCCCCCGACCAGCCCGCCCGCCGCCCCGCCGCCCGGGAGCGCGTCCTCGTACGGGACGTGCCCGCCACGGACGGCGAGGCGCCGCCCCCGACCGCCACCAGGAGCCCCACGCCATGA
- a CDS encoding ADP-ribosylglycohydrolase family protein, with protein MTAVSPLPPPRDVPATGPGLADRVLGALLGAAVGDALGGPVEGYSPEQIVARHGGRVTGIVGPWAGEQWRTARPLAPYHKGDGHVTDDTLMTHALIRVYGTVRDHLDAHAIAAHLVPELTERPRWIPELEAEALPLQRVFLAEKWLVTRLHYAHADPREAGVGNVVNCGAAMYMAPVGLVNAGDPEGAYAEAAEIAGAHQSSYGREAAAVFAAAVAAACRPGAGPDDVVEACLRLAKDGTRAAIEAVCAVAARHGEPEAAQAGLRAAIAPYDTVGEEYRAPSLGARRPSRLHAIEELPIALGMLLVCAGRGRDTILGAVNYGRDCDSIATMGGALAGALGGAAAIPAEWAEEVSRASRLDVRGPAAELTAVAREIHGRDVARRRAHEAAFAALEAGDQA; from the coding sequence ATGACCGCAGTCTCACCGCTCCCCCCTCCCCGGGACGTCCCCGCCACGGGCCCCGGACTCGCCGACCGTGTGCTCGGCGCGCTGCTCGGCGCCGCCGTGGGCGACGCGCTCGGCGGCCCCGTCGAGGGGTACAGCCCGGAGCAGATCGTGGCGCGGCACGGCGGCAGGGTGACCGGGATCGTCGGCCCGTGGGCGGGCGAACAGTGGCGTACGGCACGCCCCTTGGCGCCGTACCACAAGGGCGACGGGCACGTCACCGACGACACCCTCATGACGCACGCGCTGATCCGCGTCTACGGCACCGTCCGCGACCACCTGGACGCGCACGCGATCGCCGCGCACCTCGTGCCCGAACTCACCGAGCGGCCCCGGTGGATTCCCGAGCTGGAGGCCGAGGCGCTGCCGCTGCAACGCGTGTTCCTCGCCGAGAAATGGCTCGTGACGCGGCTGCACTACGCGCACGCCGACCCCCGCGAGGCGGGCGTCGGGAACGTCGTGAACTGCGGCGCGGCGATGTACATGGCCCCGGTCGGGCTCGTCAACGCGGGCGATCCGGAGGGGGCTTACGCGGAGGCCGCCGAGATCGCGGGCGCGCACCAGTCCTCGTACGGGCGCGAGGCCGCCGCGGTCTTCGCCGCCGCCGTCGCCGCGGCGTGCCGGCCGGGCGCGGGCCCCGACGACGTCGTGGAGGCGTGTCTGCGGCTCGCGAAGGACGGGACGCGCGCGGCGATCGAAGCGGTGTGCGCGGTCGCCGCGCGGCACGGCGAACCGGAGGCGGCGCAGGCCGGACTGCGCGCGGCGATCGCGCCGTACGACACGGTCGGTGAGGAGTACCGGGCGCCCTCGCTCGGCGCGCGGCGGCCCTCGCGGCTGCACGCGATCGAGGAACTGCCCATCGCGCTCGGCATGTTGCTCGTGTGCGCGGGGCGGGGCAGGGACACGATCCTCGGCGCGGTGAACTACGGCAGGGACTGCGACTCGATCGCGACGATGGGCGGGGCGCTCGCGGGAGCGCTCGGCGGCGCCGCGGCGATCCCCGCCGAGTGGGCCGAGGAGGTGAGCCGCGCGAGCCGCCTCGACGTGCGCGGCCCGGCGGCCGAACTCACGGCGGTGGCGCGGGAGATCCACGGCAGGGACGTGGCGCGGCGGCGCGCGCACGAGGCGGCGTTCGCCGCGCTGGAAGCGGGGGATCAGGCGTGA
- a CDS encoding ADP-ribosylglycohydrolase family protein codes for MSAPAESATVPVTPARAHPADDPRSPAARVLLGIAAGDAAGWPAGRHRAHGMPAWTRRLARELDLFAEQGGVTTLPVPVALNQAPGPLRLGPSDDAEWAALTAYALLDAATPAEDAVRAALDRHWTTLAAQLTAPPAEAAAETPADPASGAPAEPPPAFRARISVRTSLANLAAGLAPPACGHDNPHYFDDAACVRAAVLATRHPGAPATAAALAEYDARYTQDGDGVLGARAVAAAVAAGLGGADAEGAVGAALAELPPGTAIGRAAREAVAHARRVLGEGDDGGRDEPGGEAGAAAFALVPLLEHEIVDHVYSYGVAAAETVPVALALTLAARGRLDAALPAAACLARVADSAPALTGALTGALGAVVPAPWRAACRWLSGCAVPRLAGTDLLALAARLDALATARHGEPARGPLREAAQTPFREKTTAPPAGAGKDGTAS; via the coding sequence ATGAGCGCCCCCGCAGAGTCCGCGACCGTTCCCGTCACGCCCGCCCGCGCGCACCCCGCCGACGACCCGCGCTCCCCCGCCGCCCGCGTGCTGCTCGGGATCGCCGCCGGGGACGCGGCGGGCTGGCCCGCCGGACGGCACCGGGCGCACGGGATGCCCGCCTGGACGCGGCGGCTCGCGCGCGAACTCGACCTCTTCGCCGAGCAGGGCGGGGTGACGACGCTCCCGGTGCCCGTGGCGCTCAACCAGGCCCCGGGGCCGCTGCGGCTCGGGCCCTCGGACGACGCGGAGTGGGCGGCGCTGACCGCGTACGCGCTGCTCGACGCCGCGACACCCGCCGAGGACGCGGTGCGCGCGGCACTCGACCGGCACTGGACAACGCTCGCGGCCCAGCTCACCGCGCCGCCCGCCGAAGCGGCGGCCGAGACGCCCGCCGACCCGGCGTCCGGGGCGCCCGCCGAGCCGCCCCCCGCCTTCCGCGCCCGGATCTCGGTGCGCACCTCGCTCGCCAACCTCGCCGCCGGGCTCGCGCCCCCGGCCTGCGGGCACGACAACCCGCACTACTTCGACGACGCGGCGTGCGTGCGCGCCGCCGTCCTCGCGACACGGCACCCCGGCGCACCAGCCACTGCCGCCGCGCTCGCCGAGTACGACGCCCGCTACACGCAGGACGGGGACGGCGTGCTCGGCGCGCGCGCCGTCGCGGCGGCGGTCGCGGCGGGACTCGGCGGCGCGGACGCGGAGGGGGCGGTCGGCGCGGCGCTCGCCGAGCTGCCCCCTGGCACGGCGATCGGGCGGGCCGCGCGCGAGGCGGTCGCGCACGCGCGCCGGGTCCTGGGCGAGGGCGACGACGGCGGGAGGGACGAGCCCGGCGGCGAGGCGGGCGCCGCCGCCTTCGCGCTCGTCCCCCTCCTGGAGCACGAGATCGTCGACCACGTCTACAGCTACGGGGTCGCCGCCGCCGAGACCGTGCCCGTCGCGCTCGCGCTCACGCTCGCCGCGCGCGGCCGTCTCGACGCCGCCCTCCCCGCCGCCGCCTGCCTGGCCCGCGTCGCCGACTCGGCGCCCGCGCTGACCGGCGCGCTCACCGGGGCGCTCGGCGCCGTCGTGCCCGCCCCGTGGCGCGCGGCCTGCCGGTGGCTCAGCGGCTGCGCCGTGCCCCGCCTCGCGGGCACCGACCTCCTCGCGCTCGCCGCACGGCTCGACGCCCTCGCGACGGCCCGGCACGGGGAGCCCGCGCGCGGTCCGCTCCGTGAGGCCGCGCAGACCCCCTTCCGAGAGAAGACCACCGCGCCCCCCGCGGGCGCGGGAAAGGACGGCACCGCCTCATGA
- a CDS encoding VIT1/CCC1 transporter family protein, with translation MTPLDTTTPPQPDPAVPLAAAPEDGASAAAPHVPPHPHHRDVNGGWLRPAVFGAMDGLVSNLALMSGVAGGSVAPHTVVLTGLAGLAAGAFSMAAGEYTSVASQRELVLAELEVERRELRRNPEEELAELAAVYEARGVEPRLAAEVARQLSADPEQALEVHAREELGVDPEDLPSPLVAAGSSFVSFALGALLPVLPYLLGASALWPAVVLALLGLFGCGAVVARVTARTWWYGGLRQLVLGGAAAGVTYLLGNLFGAALG, from the coding sequence ATGACGCCGCTCGACACCACCACCCCGCCCCAGCCCGACCCCGCCGTCCCCCTCGCCGCCGCCCCCGAGGACGGCGCCTCCGCCGCAGCGCCGCACGTGCCGCCGCACCCCCACCACCGCGACGTCAACGGGGGCTGGCTGCGGCCCGCCGTGTTCGGGGCCATGGACGGGCTCGTGTCGAACCTCGCGCTCATGAGCGGTGTCGCCGGTGGGTCCGTCGCGCCGCACACCGTCGTGCTGACCGGGCTCGCCGGGCTCGCGGCCGGGGCGTTCTCGATGGCGGCGGGGGAGTACACCTCGGTCGCCTCGCAGCGCGAACTCGTCCTCGCCGAGTTGGAGGTCGAGCGGCGCGAGCTGCGGCGCAACCCGGAGGAGGAGCTGGCGGAGCTGGCCGCCGTCTACGAGGCGCGCGGCGTCGAGCCGCGCCTCGCCGCCGAGGTGGCCCGCCAGCTCTCGGCCGACCCCGAGCAGGCCCTGGAGGTGCACGCGCGCGAGGAGCTGGGCGTCGACCCCGAGGACCTGCCCTCGCCGCTCGTGGCCGCGGGCTCCTCGTTCGTCTCCTTCGCGCTCGGCGCGCTGCTCCCCGTCCTCCCGTACCTCCTCGGCGCGAGCGCCCTGTGGCCCGCCGTGGTGCTCGCGCTGCTCGGCCTCTTCGGCTGCGGCGCGGTCGTGGCCCGCGTGACGGCGCGCACCTGGTGGTACGGGGGGCTGCGCCAGCTCGTCCTGGGCGGTGCGGCGGCCGGTGTGACCTACCTCCTGGGCAATCTCTTCGGCGCCGCTCTAGGATGA